A genomic segment from Vagococcus zengguangii encodes:
- the arcA gene encoding arginine deiminase has translation MNGPINVYSEIGKLKTVLLHRPGKELENLMPDYLERLLFDDIPFLQDAQAEHDQFAKILTDNGVEVLYLEDLMAESLVSDEVKEAFIDEYLSEANIESDETVATIKEMLMAIEDKRELVDKTMAGMQVTELPEHDKNSLVDLMGNDYPFAIDPMPNLYFTRDNFATIGNGISLNHMYSETRNRETIYAKYIFDNHPRFKDQDIPRLYCRNEEHRIEGGDELVLSSKVLAVGISQRTDAKAIEKLARNIFKENMSFETVLAFDIGEYRKFMHLDTVFTMVDYDKFTIHPEIEGDLTVYSITKGEKDLVIKKEVDQLESILAKYLGVESVQLIRCGGGDVAAAAREQWNDGSNTLTIAPGEVVVYDRNVVTNELLEKAGLKLHKLRGSELVRGRGGPRCMSMPIYREDI, from the coding sequence ATGAATGGTCCTATCAATGTGTATTCTGAAATCGGGAAATTGAAAACGGTTTTACTGCATCGTCCGGGAAAAGAGTTAGAAAACTTAATGCCTGACTATTTAGAAAGATTATTATTTGATGATATTCCTTTCTTACAAGATGCCCAAGCTGAGCATGATCAATTTGCTAAAATCTTAACTGACAATGGCGTTGAAGTGTTATATTTGGAAGATTTAATGGCTGAGTCATTAGTGTCTGATGAAGTAAAAGAAGCGTTTATTGATGAGTATTTATCTGAAGCGAATATTGAGAGTGATGAAACAGTTGCTACTATTAAAGAAATGTTAATGGCAATTGAAGACAAACGTGAACTAGTTGATAAGACAATGGCTGGTATGCAAGTAACTGAACTACCTGAACATGATAAAAATAGTTTAGTTGACTTAATGGGTAATGATTATCCATTTGCTATTGATCCAATGCCAAATCTGTATTTTACACGCGACAACTTCGCAACAATTGGAAATGGTATCTCATTAAATCACATGTACTCTGAAACAAGAAATAGAGAAACAATTTATGCAAAATATATCTTTGATAATCATCCAAGATTCAAAGATCAAGATATTCCACGTTTATATTGTCGTAATGAAGAACATCGTATCGAAGGTGGAGACGAATTAGTACTTTCAAGTAAAGTATTGGCAGTTGGTATTTCTCAACGTACAGATGCTAAAGCAATTGAAAAATTAGCGCGCAATATCTTCAAAGAAAACATGAGCTTCGAAACAGTTTTAGCCTTTGATATTGGTGAATATCGTAAATTCATGCATTTAGATACAGTATTTACAATGGTTGATTATGATAAATTCACGATTCACCCAGAAATTGAAGGGGACTTAACTGTTTACTCAATCACTAAAGGTGAAAAAGATTTAGTGATTAAGAAAGAAGTTGACCAATTAGAAAGTATTTTAGCTAAATATTTAGGTGTCGAAAGTGTTCAATTAATTCGCTGTGGTGGTGGCGATGTTGCAGCAGCAGCTCGTGAACAATGGAATGACGGATCAAATACTTTAACAATCGCACCAGGTGAAGTAGTAGTTTATGACCGTAACGTGGTAACGAATGAATTACTTGAAAAAGCAGGGTTAAAATTACATAAATTACGCGGAAGTGAATTGGTTCGCGGTCGTGGGGGCCCACGTTGCATGAGTATGCCAATTTATCGTGAAGATATCTAA
- a CDS encoding YfcC family protein: MIMEEKKQRKSLSSFSILFIIIIVLGIITKFLDGAKFSPMELRDTGETVSQVVGAKLSDVVMSPFYGFKDAIDICIFILVLGGFLNIVTKTGALEAGIQNVVKKLKGNELVIIPILMFLFSIGGSTYGMAEETIPFYGLLGMTMVAAGFDTIVSVGTVMLGAGAGVIGSTVNPFATGVAMDALKGISIQPKTGLIMLIGLVLWALTTAYAIFVVMSYAKKVKADKGSTILSLQEQNDMEEHFAKGFDDKVVFTGKHKMILTIFAITFLVMIVSLIPWGDFGVTFFDSWTTFLTGEPFGAWYFGDLAMWFFIMGIIIALIAKMSESDIIDTFIDGAKDILSVVLIIVVARGASVLMATTHLDMYILDKSANLLQGLSPILFVIGAYIIYVLLSFLIPSTSGLAYVSIPVMGALADKVGLSADVMIMIFVSACGVVNLITPTSGVVMGGLEVSKVNYTTWTKFVFKHIIVITVMNLLVLIAAMLMA; this comes from the coding sequence ATAATAATGGAAGAGAAAAAACAACGTAAATCGCTTTCGTCTTTTAGTATTTTATTTATTATTATTATCGTCTTGGGTATTATAACCAAATTTTTAGATGGGGCTAAATTTTCACCAATGGAATTACGTGATACTGGTGAAACAGTTAGTCAAGTAGTCGGTGCGAAGTTATCAGATGTGGTGATGTCACCGTTCTATGGTTTCAAAGATGCGATTGATATTTGTATCTTTATCTTAGTATTAGGTGGCTTCTTGAATATCGTAACCAAAACAGGGGCTTTAGAAGCAGGTATTCAAAATGTCGTGAAGAAATTAAAAGGTAATGAATTAGTTATTATTCCAATCTTAATGTTCTTATTCTCAATTGGTGGTTCAACATATGGGATGGCCGAAGAAACCATTCCATTCTACGGTTTATTAGGAATGACAATGGTGGCAGCTGGTTTTGATACGATTGTTTCAGTTGGTACCGTCATGCTTGGTGCGGGTGCAGGGGTAATTGGTTCAACTGTTAACCCATTCGCAACAGGAGTAGCAATGGATGCTTTAAAAGGAATTAGCATTCAACCAAAAACTGGTTTGATCATGTTAATTGGTTTAGTATTATGGGCTTTAACTACTGCTTACGCAATCTTTGTTGTAATGAGTTATGCGAAAAAAGTGAAAGCTGATAAAGGTTCAACTATTTTATCACTGCAAGAACAAAATGATATGGAAGAACATTTTGCTAAAGGTTTTGATGATAAAGTTGTTTTCACTGGCAAACACAAAATGATTTTAACTATTTTTGCGATTACTTTCTTGGTTATGATTGTGTCACTTATTCCATGGGGAGACTTTGGTGTAACTTTCTTTGATAGCTGGACAACTTTCTTAACAGGCGAACCATTTGGTGCTTGGTACTTTGGTGACTTAGCAATGTGGTTCTTCATCATGGGGATTATCATTGCGTTAATCGCTAAAATGTCAGAAAGTGATATTATTGACACATTTATCGATGGTGCAAAAGATATCTTATCGGTTGTATTAATCATCGTTGTAGCGCGTGGCGCTTCAGTATTAATGGCGACTACTCATTTAGATATGTATATCTTAGATAAATCAGCTAACCTATTACAAGGATTATCACCAATCTTGTTTGTAATCGGTGCTTACATTATCTATGTCTTATTATCATTCTTAATCCCATCAACTTCAGGTTTAGCTTATGTTTCTATCCCAGTAATGGGTGCGTTAGCTGACAAAGTTGGTTTAAGTGCAGATGTAATGATTATGATCTTCGTATCTGCTTGTGGTGTGGTTAACTTAATTACACCGACTTCAGGGGTAGTAATGGGTGGTTTAGAAGTTTCTAAAGTTAACTATACTACTTGGACAAAATTTGTATTCAAACACATCATTGTCATTACAGTAATGAACTTACTAGTGTTAATTGCTGCAATGTTAATGGCATAA
- the argF gene encoding ornithine carbamoyltransferase, translating to MMTSVFQGRSLLAEKDFTRSELEYLIDFSIHLKDLKKRNIPHRYLEGKNIALLFEKTSTRTRAAFTTAAVDLGAHPEYLGANDIQLGKKETTEDTAKVLGSMFDGIEFRGFSQKMVEELAEFSGVPVWNGLTDEWHPTQMIADFMTIKENFGSLENITLVYVGDGRNNMANSLLVTGAILGVNVRICAPEALFPEQEVIDYANKFAAESGAELMITDNVDEGVKGANVLYTDVWVSMGEEDKFEERVNMLQPYQLNMDMINKTGNQDTDNLIVLHCLPAFHDTNTEYGKMVEEQFGVKEMEITDEVFRSKYGRQFEEAENRMHSIKAIMAATLGNLFIPRT from the coding sequence ATTATGACATCAGTATTTCAAGGACGTAGTTTATTAGCAGAGAAAGACTTCACTCGTTCAGAGTTAGAATATTTAATCGATTTCAGTATTCATTTAAAAGATTTGAAAAAACGCAATATCCCACATCGTTACTTAGAAGGTAAAAACATTGCGTTATTATTCGAAAAAACTTCAACAAGAACACGTGCGGCATTTACAACAGCAGCTGTTGATTTAGGAGCGCATCCTGAATACCTTGGAGCAAACGATATTCAATTAGGTAAAAAAGAAACAACTGAAGATACAGCGAAAGTATTAGGTAGCATGTTTGATGGTATCGAATTCCGTGGATTCAGCCAAAAAATGGTTGAAGAATTAGCAGAATTCTCTGGTGTGCCAGTGTGGAACGGTTTAACTGATGAATGGCATCCAACACAAATGATTGCTGACTTCATGACAATCAAAGAAAACTTCGGTTCATTAGAAAACATTACGTTAGTATATGTTGGGGACGGCCGTAACAACATGGCAAACAGCTTACTAGTGACAGGAGCTATCTTAGGTGTTAATGTACGAATCTGTGCACCAGAAGCTTTATTCCCAGAACAAGAAGTTATTGACTATGCTAACAAATTCGCAGCTGAATCAGGTGCAGAATTAATGATTACTGACAATGTTGACGAAGGGGTTAAAGGCGCTAACGTATTATATACAGATGTATGGGTATCTATGGGTGAAGAAGATAAATTCGAAGAACGTGTAAATATGTTACAACCTTATCAATTAAATATGGATATGATTAATAAGACTGGCAACCAAGATACTGATAACTTAATCGTATTACACTGTTTACCAGCCTTCCATGACACTAACACTGAATACGGAAAAATGGTTGAAGAACAATTTGGTGTGAAAGAAATGGAAATTACTGACGAAGTATTCAGAAGTAAATATGGTCGTCAGTTCGAAGAAGCAGAAAATAGAATGCATTCAATCAAAGCAATCATGGCTGCTACATTAGGTAATTTATTTATTCCACGTACATAA
- a CDS encoding Crp/Fnr family transcriptional regulator, with translation MQKSREITFLKRYKDFCYFNEEEFAEIEEHTYFRSYKKGQVLFDAADERNRVYLLKSGVVKIEKTDFTGEFEYIDFLNPGTMFPKIGFLFDEDYYFSASAYTDIEVYYLPKDIYERLVKQNNLQLMNFIRSQSESLKRQMLKVQKGTTNNAIHRISFSLAVILHDFGMVSYEGGYEIKFPITINDLAKLAGTTRETASSMIKQLECQGKIKYHKKQLIFLDTDYFMDYLND, from the coding sequence ATGCAAAAAAGCAGAGAGATTACCTTTTTAAAAAGATATAAAGACTTTTGTTACTTTAATGAGGAAGAATTCGCAGAAATTGAAGAACATACTTATTTTAGATCATATAAAAAAGGACAGGTCTTATTTGATGCTGCCGATGAAAGAAATCGCGTCTATTTACTTAAGTCAGGCGTTGTTAAAATTGAAAAAACTGACTTTACGGGTGAATTTGAGTATATCGATTTCTTGAATCCAGGTACCATGTTTCCTAAAATAGGTTTCTTATTTGATGAGGATTATTATTTCTCTGCTAGTGCGTACACCGATATTGAAGTTTATTATTTACCAAAAGACATCTATGAACGTTTAGTTAAACAAAATAACCTTCAACTAATGAATTTTATTCGTAGTCAATCGGAAAGTTTGAAACGCCAAATGTTGAAAGTTCAAAAAGGAACTACGAATAATGCGATTCATCGGATTTCTTTTTCACTTGCGGTGATTCTACACGATTTTGGCATGGTGAGTTATGAAGGGGGATATGAAATTAAATTTCCAATCACCATTAATGATTTAGCTAAATTAGCTGGTACAACAAGAGAAACAGCTAGTTCTATGATTAAACAATTAGAGTGTCAGGGCAAAATTAAATATCATAAAAAACAATTAATCTTTTTAGATACAGACTATTTTATGGATTATCTTAACGATTAA
- the rseP gene encoding RIP metalloprotease RseP produces MKTLLVFIFVFGLIVVIHELGHFIFAKRSGILVREFAIGMGPKIFSHRDKSGTLYTIRILPMGGYVRMAGMGEEEVDLPPGKPLSVELNAEGHVARINTSSKVTLTNGIPMELLEADLEDKLFIKGYVNGEQETTYVVDHDATIIEEDGTEVRIAPLDVQFQSAKLYQRMLTNFAGPLFNFILTFALFLLVIFMQGGAMSSDPSSTIGSVQVDSPADKAGLKPDDRILSIDGVKVAEFTEIGEVIAETKDKALEVVIQRDNQEQTLNITPEKVTEDGNERYMIGVSPGTILKKLSFGEKFKVAALQTKASALTIFNALKDLIGGFSLDKLGGPVMIYQASSELSNQSLVTILSFIAMLSVNLGIMNLLPIPMLDGGKLLFNIVEGIRRKPLNQEIEMKITLASAVLLIGLIVLVTWNDIMRFLGR; encoded by the coding sequence ATGAAAACATTATTAGTGTTTATTTTTGTTTTCGGGTTGATTGTGGTGATTCACGAGTTGGGTCATTTTATTTTTGCTAAACGCTCAGGTATCTTGGTACGTGAGTTTGCGATTGGAATGGGCCCAAAGATTTTTAGTCATCGTGATAAATCTGGGACATTGTATACAATTAGAATTTTACCCATGGGTGGTTATGTCCGCATGGCTGGCATGGGGGAAGAAGAGGTTGATTTACCACCTGGAAAACCGTTGTCAGTGGAATTAAATGCAGAAGGTCATGTTGCAAGGATTAATACGAGTTCGAAAGTGACGTTGACTAATGGTATTCCGATGGAGCTATTAGAAGCTGATTTAGAAGATAAGTTATTTATTAAAGGTTATGTTAACGGTGAACAAGAAACGACTTACGTTGTTGATCATGATGCGACGATTATTGAAGAAGATGGAACTGAAGTGCGTATTGCACCACTAGATGTGCAGTTCCAATCGGCTAAATTATATCAACGCATGTTAACGAACTTTGCTGGACCGTTATTTAACTTTATTTTGACCTTTGCATTGTTCCTATTAGTGATTTTTATGCAAGGTGGAGCGATGTCGTCGGATCCGTCAAGTACTATAGGATCGGTGCAAGTGGATAGTCCTGCTGATAAAGCCGGACTTAAACCGGACGACCGTATTCTGTCAATTGATGGTGTCAAAGTTGCTGAGTTTACTGAAATCGGCGAGGTCATCGCAGAAACAAAAGATAAAGCACTAGAGGTAGTCATTCAACGTGATAATCAAGAACAAACCTTAAATATAACGCCTGAAAAAGTCACTGAAGATGGCAATGAACGTTATATGATTGGTGTTTCTCCAGGGACAATTTTGAAGAAATTATCATTTGGTGAGAAGTTCAAGGTAGCAGCGTTGCAAACCAAAGCAAGTGCCTTGACAATCTTTAATGCCTTAAAAGATTTGATAGGTGGCTTTAGTTTAGATAAATTAGGTGGACCGGTTATGATTTATCAAGCTTCATCTGAATTATCTAATCAAAGCTTAGTGACTATTCTAAGTTTTATTGCGATGTTAAGTGTTAACTTAGGTATCATGAATTTACTGCCAATTCCGATGTTAGATGGTGGAAAACTTTTATTCAACATTGTCGAAGGTATTCGCCGTAAGCCTTTAAATCAAGAAATTGAAATGAAGATTACGCTAGCAAGTGCTGTGTTATTAATTGGTTTAATTGTGTTAGTTACGTGGAATGATATTATGAGATTTTTGGGACGCTAG
- the arcC gene encoding carbamate kinase produces MSKKIVVALGGNAILSDNASAKSQQDALVKTAKQLVELVKKGNQLIISHGNGPQVGNLLLQQQAADSEKNPAMPLDTCVAMTQGSIGYWLTNAMIQELKVAGIDKEVVTVVTQVVVDENDPAFANPTKPIGPFLSEEEAKAQMNATGATFKEDAGRGWRKVVASPKPESIVEYKVINRLVEEDVITISAGGGGIPVVGEELRGVEAVIDKDYASAKLAELVHADQLIILTGVDNVAINFGKENQESLTNVSVSQLEKYKAEGHFAPGSMLPKIEAAIDYVNNNPSSQAVITSLENLEFLGNEGVGTIISK; encoded by the coding sequence ATGAGCAAAAAAATCGTTGTAGCTTTAGGTGGAAATGCGATTTTGTCAGATAATGCTAGCGCAAAATCTCAACAAGATGCATTAGTAAAAACAGCAAAACAATTAGTTGAATTAGTAAAAAAAGGCAACCAATTAATTATTTCACATGGTAACGGGCCTCAAGTTGGTAATTTATTATTACAACAACAAGCGGCTGACTCAGAAAAGAACCCAGCGATGCCACTAGACACCTGTGTTGCGATGACACAAGGAAGTATTGGTTATTGGTTAACAAATGCGATGATTCAAGAATTAAAAGTAGCTGGTATCGACAAAGAAGTTGTAACCGTTGTCACTCAAGTGGTAGTCGATGAAAATGATCCAGCATTTGCTAATCCAACGAAGCCAATTGGTCCATTCTTATCAGAAGAAGAGGCTAAAGCACAAATGAATGCGACTGGCGCAACCTTTAAGGAAGATGCTGGCCGTGGTTGGCGTAAAGTTGTGGCAAGTCCAAAACCAGAAAGCATTGTTGAATACAAGGTTATTAACCGATTAGTTGAAGAAGATGTGATCACTATTTCAGCTGGTGGTGGTGGTATTCCTGTTGTTGGTGAAGAGTTGCGTGGGGTTGAAGCAGTGATTGATAAAGATTATGCTTCAGCTAAATTAGCAGAATTAGTTCATGCTGATCAATTAATTATTTTAACAGGTGTGGATAATGTTGCGATTAACTTTGGAAAAGAAAATCAAGAAAGTTTAACCAATGTTTCTGTTTCTCAGTTAGAAAAATACAAAGCAGAAGGTCATTTTGCCCCAGGCAGCATGTTACCAAAAATCGAAGCGGCGATTGATTACGTAAACAATAATCCAAGTAGCCAAGCGGTTATCACTTCTTTAGAAAACTTAGAGTTTTTGGGCAACGAAGGGGTAGGGACCATTATTAGCAAATAA
- a CDS encoding proline--tRNA ligase, whose product MKQSNIFLPTLRENPSEAEVLSHRLLLRAGYIRQMASGIYSYLPLAKRVMDRMNQIIREELEKVAAIEMHLPYLLPERVLESAGTTERTEENVFRLNDQNEHAFILSPCYQEAILSLFTTEAISYKKLPLTLYTMQTHFIDEERPRYGLLKSRELIAHSAYSFHETSESLLETYRQLESAYSRILERFGLEFRTLVSRFTDEAGIDGKQFIALSEVGEQTVCFSTESDYVAQLELATSLYTPKLKRDVFLELEEIETPNVKTIKEVSEYLDVPEEKIIKSFLFMSDGQPVLALIRGDYEVNELKLKKLLGSKHLLPATEEEIRQLTHSESGYIGPIGLPEEVVIIADEYVQDMDNAIVGANKKNYHLRHVNLERDIKPSQFADIRIVKEGDPSPDGEGALIFSKGIVVGYLETMGTTLSEMMNAQLIDSDGKPQPLIMAAYELITSTLMAAIVEQTSDENGLIWPKAIAPFDIHLLTMNVRDENQNKLTAEIASLLKESSYEILIDDRKESAGVKFNDADLIGIPLRVTVGKKAVENVVEIKLRESGESIEVRKDELIPTIEILKNSIM is encoded by the coding sequence ATGAAACAGTCGAATATATTTCTACCAACATTAAGAGAAAATCCAAGTGAAGCTGAAGTGTTAAGTCATCGTTTATTATTAAGAGCGGGTTACATTCGTCAAATGGCTAGTGGTATTTATAGTTATTTACCACTGGCCAAACGAGTAATGGACCGAATGAATCAAATAATTCGTGAAGAGTTAGAAAAAGTGGCAGCGATTGAGATGCATTTACCCTATTTGTTGCCTGAGCGTGTGCTAGAGTCGGCAGGAACGACAGAACGCACTGAAGAGAATGTGTTTCGCTTGAATGATCAAAACGAACACGCGTTTATTTTATCACCGTGTTATCAAGAGGCAATATTAAGTTTATTTACTACCGAAGCTATTTCATATAAAAAATTACCTTTAACGCTATATACGATGCAAACGCATTTTATTGATGAAGAACGTCCACGTTATGGGTTGTTAAAAAGTCGTGAGTTAATCGCTCACAGTGCTTATTCATTTCACGAAACGTCAGAGAGTTTACTTGAAACTTACCGTCAATTAGAATCAGCGTATAGTCGTATTTTAGAGCGGTTTGGCTTGGAGTTTCGTACGTTAGTAAGTCGCTTTACAGATGAAGCAGGCATTGACGGTAAACAATTTATTGCATTATCGGAAGTCGGAGAACAAACGGTTTGTTTTTCAACAGAAAGTGATTATGTTGCACAACTAGAGTTAGCAACTAGTTTGTATACACCAAAGCTTAAGCGTGATGTTTTTTTAGAATTAGAAGAAATCGAGACGCCAAATGTTAAGACGATAAAGGAAGTTTCAGAGTATTTAGATGTTCCTGAAGAAAAAATCATAAAATCCTTTTTATTTATGAGTGATGGACAACCCGTTTTAGCTCTAATTCGTGGTGATTATGAAGTTAATGAACTAAAATTAAAAAAACTGCTGGGGAGTAAACACCTCTTACCAGCAACTGAAGAAGAGATTCGACAACTCACACATTCAGAAAGTGGCTACATTGGCCCAATTGGATTGCCTGAAGAGGTAGTAATTATTGCGGATGAATACGTTCAAGATATGGATAATGCTATCGTAGGGGCGAATAAAAAAAATTATCATTTGAGACATGTTAACTTAGAGCGTGATATTAAGCCTAGTCAGTTTGCTGATATAAGAATTGTTAAAGAAGGTGATCCCTCTCCTGATGGTGAAGGAGCGTTAATATTTTCTAAAGGGATAGTCGTAGGGTATTTGGAAACGATGGGTACCACACTTAGTGAAATGATGAACGCTCAGCTGATTGATTCAGATGGGAAACCTCAACCGTTAATTATGGCAGCTTATGAATTAATCACGTCTACCCTAATGGCGGCAATTGTTGAGCAAACATCTGATGAGAATGGTTTAATTTGGCCCAAAGCTATTGCACCATTTGACATTCATCTGTTAACAATGAACGTCCGCGATGAAAATCAAAATAAATTGACAGCTGAGATTGCTAGTCTATTAAAGGAATCTAGCTATGAAATATTAATTGATGATCGTAAAGAAAGCGCGGGTGTTAAGTTTAATGATGCCGACTTAATCGGAATACCACTGCGTGTAACAGTAGGGAAAAAAGCTGTTGAAAATGTTGTTGAAATTAAACTAAGAGAGTCTGGAGAGTCGATAGAAGTTAGAAAAGATGAGTTGATACCGACGATTGAAATTCTGAAAAATTCTATTATGTAG
- a CDS encoding arginine repressor → MRKADRHNIIKKVITENNIENQQQLVEFLEKENVAITQATISRDIRELNIVKSHNNDGKSYYRIISTATKGKKKISDEEKLINILSESATSITQVEFLNIITAFPGNGQIIGVLIDSLRSIFKEIVACVAGDDTVLIISKNKEDAEIVNEYFKQYI, encoded by the coding sequence TTGAGAAAAGCTGACAGACATAATATTATCAAAAAAGTCATCACTGAGAACAACATTGAAAATCAACAACAACTAGTTGAATTTTTGGAAAAAGAAAATGTAGCGATTACGCAAGCCACTATTTCAAGAGATATCCGTGAATTAAACATCGTCAAAAGCCATAACAACGACGGTAAATCGTATTACCGCATCATTAGTACAGCCACAAAAGGTAAGAAAAAAATATCAGATGAAGAAAAACTAATTAATATCTTATCTGAATCTGCCACAAGTATTACGCAAGTTGAATTCTTAAACATTATCACGGCTTTTCCTGGTAATGGTCAAATTATTGGCGTTCTAATCGATAGCCTACGCTCGATTTTCAAAGAAATCGTCGCGTGTGTAGCTGGCGATGACACCGTATTAATTATTTCGAAAAACAAAGAAGATGCTGAAATTGTTAACGAGTATTTCAAACAATATATTTAA
- the uvrC gene encoding excinuclease ABC subunit UvrC yields MNETIEHKLSLLPTNSGCYLMKDKHGTIIYVGKAKNLRNRVRSYFRGGHDTKTERLVSEIVDFEYIVTESNTEALVLEINLIQQNKPKYNIMLKDDKYYPFIKVTSERYPRLLITRKVKKDKALYFGPYPDVRSANETKKILDKLYPLRKCQKLPKEVCLYYHLGQCLAPCVYDVSPKVYEGMIQEIKHFLKGDGYKDVVRELEGFMHESAEKMEFERAAELRDQITAIKGVMEKQKMTLTDFIDRDIFGYHVDKGWMCVQVFFIRQGKMIQRDVSIFPFYNEAEEDFLTYLGQFYLENQHFKPKEIFIPDSIDKESAQVLLQTKVIQPKIGEKKQLVELANKNARVSLEQKFELIERKTERTMGAVEGLGDALNIPVPIRIEAFDNSNIMGTSPVSAMVVFLNGQPAKGEYRKYKIKTVEGPDDYATMKEVVYRRYAKVLKDNLPFPDLILIDGGKGQIEAARDVLENQLGLDIPIAGLAKNDQHKTSELLYGQPLEAVPLKRQSNEFFLLQRIQEEVHRFAITFHRQVRSKNSFSSKLDGIEGLGPKRKQMLLKHYKSVKNIKKATIEELNQLGLPLKVAQAVVETLQDE; encoded by the coding sequence ATGAACGAAACAATCGAACATAAATTATCGCTTTTGCCAACGAATTCTGGTTGTTATTTGATGAAAGATAAGCATGGCACGATTATTTATGTTGGGAAAGCAAAAAATTTAAGAAATCGCGTGCGTTCATATTTTCGTGGGGGCCATGATACGAAGACTGAGCGTTTAGTCAGTGAAATTGTTGACTTTGAATATATAGTGACGGAGTCGAATACTGAAGCGCTAGTGTTAGAAATAAATTTAATTCAACAAAATAAACCCAAATATAACATTATGCTCAAGGACGATAAGTATTATCCTTTTATTAAAGTGACGAGCGAACGTTACCCTCGTTTACTGATTACCCGTAAAGTTAAGAAGGACAAAGCGTTATATTTTGGTCCGTATCCCGATGTGCGCTCTGCAAATGAAACAAAGAAAATTTTGGATAAACTGTATCCGTTAAGAAAGTGTCAAAAATTACCAAAGGAAGTTTGTCTGTATTATCATCTGGGACAATGTTTGGCACCATGTGTCTATGACGTTAGTCCGAAAGTTTATGAAGGTATGATCCAGGAAATTAAACATTTTCTAAAAGGTGACGGTTATAAAGATGTGGTTCGTGAATTAGAAGGGTTTATGCATGAGTCAGCTGAAAAAATGGAATTTGAACGTGCGGCCGAATTACGTGATCAAATTACAGCGATTAAAGGTGTTATGGAAAAACAAAAAATGACGCTAACAGATTTTATTGACCGTGATATTTTTGGGTACCATGTAGATAAAGGCTGGATGTGTGTGCAAGTGTTCTTTATTCGTCAAGGCAAGATGATTCAGCGAGATGTGTCGATTTTTCCATTTTATAATGAGGCGGAAGAAGATTTTCTAACGTATTTAGGACAGTTCTATCTAGAAAATCAACATTTTAAACCGAAAGAAATTTTTATCCCGGATTCGATAGATAAAGAGAGTGCGCAAGTGTTACTACAAACCAAAGTGATTCAGCCAAAAATTGGAGAAAAGAAACAGTTAGTCGAGTTGGCAAATAAAAACGCGCGTGTATCGCTCGAACAAAAATTTGAACTAATTGAACGTAAAACCGAACGAACAATGGGTGCTGTTGAAGGTCTAGGCGATGCGCTAAATATTCCGGTCCCTATCCGTATCGAAGCCTTTGATAATTCCAATATTATGGGAACAAGTCCGGTGTCTGCGATGGTCGTCTTTTTAAATGGTCAACCGGCTAAAGGTGAATACCGCAAATATAAAATAAAAACGGTTGAGGGCCCGGATGACTATGCGACAATGAAAGAAGTGGTTTATCGTCGTTACGCCAAAGTTCTTAAAGATAACTTGCCGTTTCCTGATTTGATATTAATTGATGGAGGAAAAGGCCAAATCGAAGCAGCGCGTGACGTTTTAGAGAACCAATTAGGTTTAGATATTCCAATTGCAGGACTAGCCAAAAATGATCAACATAAGACGAGTGAATTGCTCTATGGTCAACCACTTGAAGCAGTTCCGTTAAAACGTCAATCCAACGAATTTTTCTTGCTACAACGTATTCAAGAGGAGGTCCATCGTTTTGCGATTACTTTCCACCGTCAAGTGAGAAGTAAAAATAGTTTCTCGTCTAAACTAGATGGCATCGAAGGTTTAGGCCCTAAACGTAAACAGATGTTATTGAAACATTATAAATCTGTCAAAAATATAAAGAAAGCAACAATTGAAGAGTTGAATCAGCTTGGACTGCCATTAAAAGTTGCTCAAGCTGTGGTGGAAACATTACAAGATGAATAA